The following are encoded together in the Triticum dicoccoides isolate Atlit2015 ecotype Zavitan chromosome 6B, WEW_v2.0, whole genome shotgun sequence genome:
- the LOC119321948 gene encoding uncharacterized protein LOC119321948, which yields MAAAALRSATMKMCRRALDRRAFFTAAAVKEEQRQLLPRFSHGGGLLRRLTSSESPNLANNKHVGKTGPPSTPPSEPLPHDSNELIRNLHPDTLVRVPVSSDPWSLDNPRFSYNLLKLGVGMIVFCAAGIYFENKFLFGDFMPESKQHQEKDD from the exons ATGGCGGCGGCAGCCCTAAGGTCTGCTACGATGAAGATGTGCCGTCGCGCCCTTGATCGACGGGCGTTTTTTACGGCGGCGGCCGTCAAGGAGGAACAGAGGCAGTTACTGCCAAGGTTTAGTCATGGCGGGGGCTTACTTCGCCGGTTAACCTCCTCCGAATCACCAAACCTTGCTAATAACAAG CATGTAGGCAAAACCGGCCCTCCAAGCACCCCCCCAAGCGAGCCCTTGCCGCATGATTCGAATGAGTTAATCCGTAATCTACACCCTGACACGCTAGTGAGGGTCCCTGTATCATCAGATCCATG GTCACTCGACAACCCCAGGTTTTCATACAATCTACTCAAACTAGGTGTCGGGATGATTGTGTTCTGCGCTGCAGGAATCTACTTCGAGAACAAGTTTTTATTCGGTGACTTTATGCCTGAAAGCAAGCAGCATCAGGAGAAGGATGATTAA